The genome window GAGCCGGCAACCGGGCAATGCAAGTGGGAGGGCATCGCTGTTATTTCGGAACAGGTTCTGATTGTCTTCATCTTTTGGATCACCGTAGCGGAAAACGGCGGCGGGCTGTTTTAAAGGATATCGTTGAAGGCATGATTGTTTGTGACGCGCTGGAAAATATAGATTTTGTGATGTGCATGTTCCTGCCCTCAGATGTGCCTCAGGAAAAATTAGACCGTTATGAAATGGAGGCCATGCTTAACAATACAACCAAGCCGGTTGTTTATGTGACAACAGAGTTTTTCGGCTGCCGGGATGCTGTTAAAATGGCTGAAATTGTGACTGGAGGAGCTGATACGCTGCGCCACAACCCATTTGCAGTCTGCTATATCAATGTTACAACCGGCTTACGGCATAATAAAGAAGCCTTGCAAAAGCTTCTTTATCTCTCCGGCAAGGGGCTGCCTTTTACCTATATCCCTTCTGCCCAGGGAGGAGTGACTGCTCCTATTACAATTGCGGGCGCTATGGCTGCCAACTATGCCGGCGTTCTGGCAGGCCTGGTACTATCTCAATTAAAACGTGAAGGCGCTCCGTTTATTATACCTGGCTGGGGGGGCAATATGCTGGACATGAAAACAATGGTGCAGCCCTATGCTGACCCGCAAAAAAGGGGACAGGCTATCGATTTTGGCCATTACCTGGGGCTTCCAATGTTTAGCTTGGCAGGATGCAGTGAATCAAAATTGGTGGATCAGCAGGCCGCGGCTGAAGCAGCGCTTACCCTTTATTCTGATGTCTTGTTCGGCGGCAATCTTATCCATGATGTGGGGTACCTGGAGTCCGGCCTGAGCGGTTCTTTGCCCCAGCTTGTGATCTGCAATGAAATTTTAAGCTGGCTGGAAGCTTTTATGAAAGGAATTGAAATAAACGAAGAGACTCTGGCGCTTGATGTGATTGATGAGATTGGACCTGACGGGCAATATCTTGATCACCCGCACACCGCCAGACACTTCCGGGACCGCTGGTATCCAAAGCTTTTTGAGAGATCAAACTATGATGGCTGGGAAAATAAAGGGGGAAGTTCATTAGGGGAGCGGGCCGTCGGTAATGTGGATAAAATACTGGCGGAACATAAACCGGAACCGCTGCCTGACGATATTGCCAAGGCTGTCAGGGCAGTATTTGAATAACCGTTCATTCTTCTCAGGTTGAACCTATAGATTGTCAGATAAATAATTTCACTGCGTTATCGGTCGTCGGGGTAGAGACGCAAAATTTTGCGTCTCTACCCTGGCCTTGTGCCAAATTTTAAAATCAGGTTATTATGTGACAATCTATAAGGGCTCGCTCAAAAACCCTGAACCAGTAAAAAGGATTACCAAAAAATGATTATTATCGGTGAACTAATTAATACCAGCCGGAAAAGCATTGCCGCTATGGTGAAAGAACAGGATCAACCCGGAATACAGAAAGTGGCTTGCGACCAGTCAGCCAATGGCGCAAATTATATAGATGTAAACGCGGGAACATTTGTGGATAGTGAAGCGGAGCGTCTTAAATGGCTTATAACAACTGTGCAGAGTAAAACCGACTGCTCCTGCTGCATAGACAGTCCGAATCCTTCAGCTGTTGAAGCGGCACTGTCTGTTCATAAAGGACAGGCCATGATAAACTCCATTTCGCTTGAAAAAAAAAGATATGACGCCTTGCTTCCTATAATCGCCGGAACCGGCCTGAAGGTTATCGCTTTATGTATGAGCGATGAGGGTATGCCCGAGACTGCTGATGAACGGTTGAATATTGCTGATAAACTTGTAAACGGACTGGTGAAAAACAATGTTTTGCCGGAAAATATTTTTATCGATCCGCTGGTGCAGCCGGTGGCCGTCCGGACGAATTATGGGGTGGAGTTTCTGGATGCGCTTGAAAAGATAAAGACAGCTTTAAAAGGTGTTCATACTGTTTGCGGACTATCAAATATCTCTTACGGACTTCCGGCGCGCAAGCTTATGAACAGAACCTTTATGGCTATGGCTATAGCAAAAGGGCTTGATGCCGCCATAATCAACCCTCTTGACAATAAAATTATGGCAAATATTTCAGCAGCTCTTGCGCTTGTGGAAAAAGATGATTTTTGCATGAATTACATCAAAGCGTACCGGGCGGGCAAACTTGCATAAATAGTGCATAATATCGTTTTTAAAAATACAGGGGAATCAATAGCTGTTGAACATGCAACAACTATCCTGGAAGCATTGCAGCAGCGCTCCTTTTTTGTAAGAAGCGATTGCGGCGCTAAAGGTTTATGCGGCAAATGCGTTGTAAATGCCGGCCCCTCAAAAAATTTATCACCTGTAACTGAATCTGAAACCACACTTCTTACCCTTGATCAGCTTGCCTCCAACTGCCGCCTTGCCTGCCAGGCCAAAATAACGGGGGACATTACAGTATCTGTTCTTGAAGAGAGTGATAGCGGCAAAGGAATCGAGGCAAAAACAGACATTAGAAAAAAATATTTTACCAATCCCCTGGTTGAACGGATTTTCGTGCCGCGGGTTCAGGTTCCTGTTGATAATAACGGGGTTTGTTTTGATCTGGCAGGTCTGATTTTAAACAGAGCATCCACGGTTCAAAAAGAAAAAATTTTTTTCAAAGAACCGGAAGTCCTGCGCCAGCTGGCCGGTCTTTCGGAAACTGAAAAAGAAATTACGCTGGTTTTTCATCGCCAAAAGGGTATTACTGCTGTGCTACCCGGTACAAGGGAGCCCTGCCTTGGACTATCCGTTGATCTGGGAACTACGACAATAGCTGTATATTTATGCGATTTTAAAACCGGTAAACTTCTATCAGCAAAATCAACCGCCAATCCACAGAGGTGTTACGGGGAAGATATTATAAGCCGAATAGCGGCAACAGGGCAGGCACCCGGAAATTTAAAAAAAATGCAGTCTCTCGTGGTGGAGGCAATCAATTCGACTGTCAATCTGTGCCTTGTAGAAGCAGGTTTTTCCAGTCTTGATATTGATGAAGCCGTTGTGGCCGGCAATACAACCATGGAGCAGATTTTTGCGGGTTTCCATCCCCGGGGGCTTGGCCGAGCGCCCTTTTTTCCTGTAAGCAGGCTTCTGCCTGATCTGAAGGCCGCTGATTTAGGGTTGAATCTGAATCCCGGCACAAATATTCATCTTTTCCCGGTCATATCAGGATTTATCGGCGGTGATACCCTGGGTGTGATGTTGACTGAAGATGTCTATAATTGTAATGAAAATCTTCTTGTTATTGATATAGGAACCAACAGCGAACTGGTTTTAAGCACACACGCCGAAATATGGGCTGCCAGTTGCGCTACTGGTCCGGCTTTCGAAGGCGGTCAGATTTCCTGTGGAACGAGAGCCGTTCCCGGAGCAATTTACAAAGTTGAGATCGACCCTGAAACCCGTGGCTTTGCGTACCGCGTTCTGGGAGAAAGTAAGCATGCGGAGCCGACCGGAATTTGCGGTTCCGGCATAATCGATGCCATTGCGGCTATGCGAAAGACCAGGTTAATTCTGGAAAGCGGCTCGTTCAATAAAAAAATGCCGGAAGTTATCTTTAAAGAAAAAGCGGCCAAACAAAAGGTAGTCCTTATTAATAAAGAAAAAAACAAAGCCGGATTAGAAATAGCCATTACTCTCAGAGATGTCAGACAAATTCAATTAGCCAAGGCCGCCATGTGTGCCGGAATTGAGCTGTTGATGGAAAAAGCTAAATGCAGACGTCTGGACAGGACTGTTTTAACCGGAGCCTTTGGAGCTCAATTTAATTGGAAAAATGCGGCTGTTATTGGTATGCTGCCTGAGGCTGTCGCAAACAGCAAGATTATGCCTGAAAATAATTTGGCCGGCGCGGGCTGTATCATGGCGCTTCTGAACAAGAAGAAAAGAAGAGAGGCTGTCAGGTTTTTAGACCATGTACAATTTACGGAACTTGCAACCGAGCCTGATTTTTCTGCAAAGTTTGAACAAGCTTTATTATTTCCGCCTATAGCGTAGCGAATGACTGTTTTATCTGATATTAAAATCAAGCTTGATACCGAAGAATTGACAGCTTATCTTCATGAAGGTAAATCTTCCCGAAAACTGGTAACCAAAGCCGAAGAAGTCCTTAATGAATCAAAAAATCTATTGCAACCGGCCGCAGCGTATGAGCAAATAAAAATTTTGGAAGTAACTAATAACGCTGTTCTTTGTTCCGGTATAAATGCCCCCAAAGTATGGCTGAACATAGGGCAGTGTTCTGAGCTTATGAAAAAGGCGGCAGCGGCAATAACAAGTGTGGTTACTATCGGCTTTGAACTTGATAAAAGGGTAAAAAATTTGAATCTTCAGGGTGATTACCTGTCAGCCTGGTTGATGGATGCTATCGGACTGATCGCTTTGGAGCAAGCTGTTTCGAAAATACAGCGTACCGCCGTAATCGAAGCTAAAAAAAATATGTGGAGGACCGGGCCTTTTTTAAGCCCCGGCTCAATTGACGGCTGGCCATTATCCGAGCAAAAAAAGTTCTGCTCTCTTGTTCCCATTGATCGAATAGACGTTCAGCTCAACAAATCGAATGTTCTTGTGCCTCTCAAGTCTGTTTCCGGAATCATTGGAATCGGACCGGAATATTCTTCGGGTAAAATCGAATCGATCTGCCGGTTTTGCGCGCAGTCTTCTTCCTGCCGCATAAGAGCGGCCAAGCTTAAAATGAAATTGCGAGGTTGTGAATGAAAGTTGTTATATATCAGACGAATCCGGTTTTGCTGGATATAAAAACCAATCTTGAAAAGATAATCTCAAAAATTCAGATAGGCAAGGGAAAAGGAGCCAACCTTATTGTGTTTCCCGAACTTGCCCTGACCGGATATTTTGTCGGGCAAGATTACCATAAAGTCGCGCTGAAAATCGATTCTCCTGAAATCAAACGGCTTGCGAAGGCTAGCAAAGGGACTGCGGTAGTAGTCGGGTTTATAGAAGAATCGTTATCAATGAATTTTTATAATGCCGCGCTGATAGCAGTAGACGGAGAGGTTCGGTTTGCTTATCGCAAGCTCAATT of Desulfosarcina sp. BuS5 contains these proteins:
- a CDS encoding trimethylamine methyltransferase family protein, with product MANICSHQQALNSPYAGKVSEGQCQKLYWACLEILERTGVSLHDQEAVDLCKKAGALVTDGNRVRIPSGLVEKAFSTVPKSITLYDRAGNRAMQVGGHRCYFGTGSDCLHLLDHRSGKRRRAVLKDIVEGMIVCDALENIDFVMCMFLPSDVPQEKLDRYEMEAMLNNTTKPVVYVTTEFFGCRDAVKMAEIVTGGADTLRHNPFAVCYINVTTGLRHNKEALQKLLYLSGKGLPFTYIPSAQGGVTAPITIAGAMAANYAGVLAGLVLSQLKREGAPFIIPGWGGNMLDMKTMVQPYADPQKRGQAIDFGHYLGLPMFSLAGCSESKLVDQQAAAEAALTLYSDVLFGGNLIHDVGYLESGLSGSLPQLVICNEILSWLEAFMKGIEINEETLALDVIDEIGPDGQYLDHPHTARHFRDRWYPKLFERSNYDGWENKGGSSLGERAVGNVDKILAEHKPEPLPDDIAKAVRAVFE
- a CDS encoding ASKHA domain-containing protein, producing MHNIVFKNTGESIAVEHATTILEALQQRSFFVRSDCGAKGLCGKCVVNAGPSKNLSPVTESETTLLTLDQLASNCRLACQAKITGDITVSVLEESDSGKGIEAKTDIRKKYFTNPLVERIFVPRVQVPVDNNGVCFDLAGLILNRASTVQKEKIFFKEPEVLRQLAGLSETEKEITLVFHRQKGITAVLPGTREPCLGLSVDLGTTTIAVYLCDFKTGKLLSAKSTANPQRCYGEDIISRIAATGQAPGNLKKMQSLVVEAINSTVNLCLVEAGFSSLDIDEAVVAGNTTMEQIFAGFHPRGLGRAPFFPVSRLLPDLKAADLGLNLNPGTNIHLFPVISGFIGGDTLGVMLTEDVYNCNENLLVIDIGTNSELVLSTHAEIWAASCATGPAFEGGQISCGTRAVPGAIYKVEIDPETRGFAYRVLGESKHAEPTGICGSGIIDAIAAMRKTRLILESGSFNKKMPEVIFKEKAAKQKVVLINKEKNKAGLEIAITLRDVRQIQLAKAAMCAGIELLMEKAKCRRLDRTVLTGAFGAQFNWKNAAVIGMLPEAVANSKIMPENNLAGAGCIMALLNKKKRREAVRFLDHVQFTELATEPDFSAKFEQALLFPPIA
- a CDS encoding methyltetrahydrofolate cobalamin methyltransferase, coding for MIIIGELINTSRKSIAAMVKEQDQPGIQKVACDQSANGANYIDVNAGTFVDSEAERLKWLITTVQSKTDCSCCIDSPNPSAVEAALSVHKGQAMINSISLEKKRYDALLPIIAGTGLKVIALCMSDEGMPETADERLNIADKLVNGLVKNNVLPENIFIDPLVQPVAVRTNYGVEFLDALEKIKTALKGVHTVCGLSNISYGLPARKLMNRTFMAMAIAKGLDAAIINPLDNKIMANISAALALVEKDDFCMNYIKAYRAGKLA